From one Candidatus Binatia bacterium genomic stretch:
- a CDS encoding sigma-70 family RNA polymerase sigma factor: MRNEADFASLMLAAQGGDQDAYRSLLEGLQPLLRSYVKRRVRDEEAVADICQDALLTMHRVRHTFEPGRAFEPWFYAIARSRFIDHLRRRRRRGDLEVAAEEAPEPVADGASAGWELFLEVLENLPPGQREAFSLLKLDGLSVEEAAEKAGVTVAALKVRAHRAYGALRRGLLGGET, encoded by the coding sequence TTGAGGAACGAGGCAGACTTCGCGTCACTGATGCTCGCGGCCCAGGGCGGCGACCAGGACGCGTATCGCTCGCTGCTCGAAGGGCTGCAGCCGCTGCTACGCTCCTACGTCAAGCGGCGAGTCCGCGACGAGGAAGCCGTGGCCGACATCTGCCAGGACGCGCTGCTGACGATGCACAGGGTTCGACACACGTTCGAGCCCGGTCGCGCGTTCGAGCCGTGGTTCTACGCGATCGCACGCAGCCGCTTCATCGACCACCTGAGACGGCGCCGCAGGCGCGGCGACCTGGAAGTCGCCGCCGAGGAGGCGCCCGAGCCGGTCGCCGACGGTGCGAGCGCAGGTTGGGAGCTGTTCCTCGAAGTGCTCGAGAATCTTCCCCCTGGCCAGCGCGAGGCATTTTCGCTGCTGAAGCTGGACGGACTGTCGGTGGAAGAGGCCGCCGAAAAGGCCGGCGTGACCGTCGCCGCCCTCAAGGTGCGTGCGCATCGCGCGTACGGGGCACTGCGGCGCGGGCTGCTCGGAGGCGAAACGTGA
- a CDS encoding pyridoxamine 5'-phosphate oxidase family protein, with amino-acid sequence MELFDSITDELAAFIAEQPLFFVATAPSDGGHINLSPKGLDTLRVIDPRTVAWLDLTGSGNETSAHTAENGRLTMMFCSFGATARILRLYGRGRTVLPSDAEFARLRPQFGAALPGERQILVLEVVRVQTSCGYAVPRLDNPRSRDTLLRWAENKGPDGVRTYQQAKNTVSIDGLPAPIAAKKS; translated from the coding sequence ATGGAGCTTTTCGACAGCATCACCGACGAGCTTGCGGCATTCATCGCCGAGCAGCCTTTGTTCTTCGTTGCAACCGCGCCGTCGGACGGAGGCCACATCAACCTGTCGCCGAAAGGGCTCGACACGCTGAGGGTGATCGATCCGCGCACGGTCGCCTGGCTCGATCTCACGGGAAGCGGCAACGAAACCTCCGCGCACACCGCGGAGAACGGACGCCTGACGATGATGTTCTGCAGCTTCGGTGCGACGGCGCGGATCCTTCGTCTCTACGGCCGCGGACGCACGGTGCTTCCGTCCGACGCGGAGTTCGCGCGCCTGAGGCCGCAATTTGGTGCGGCGCTGCCCGGAGAGCGCCAGATCCTCGTGCTCGAAGTCGTGCGCGTGCAGACGTCGTGCGGCTACGCCGTGCCGCGCCTGGACAACCCGCGATCGCGCGACACGCTGCTGCGATGGGCGGAGAACAAGGGTCCCGATGGTGTCCGCACCTACCAGCAGGCGAAGAACACCGTCAGCATCGACGGCCTCCCCGCGCCGATCGCAGCGAAGAAAAGCTGA
- a CDS encoding NrsF family protein, translating to MSAGPGSTRGSGSFVDSLVSDLEPVRPIRLARMITLALVVEAAVVLLVAWLLGVRVVEAERLHDPAFVGLLAALALGAGASAAAMTALSIPGRDVPASSRIGLVALPLVLAVVVAVFSPWGGTWKGFFAVLIEGFGCTRTTLLVATPAWIAGLLMMRRLGPLDAASVGLFCASTALLAAALVVQMGCAQCDSWHIALAHYLPVALAASVAALLSPLLLRSPPR from the coding sequence GTGAGCGCAGGTCCCGGCAGCACCCGCGGCAGCGGAAGTTTCGTCGACTCGCTCGTCTCCGACCTCGAGCCGGTACGACCCATTCGACTGGCGCGCATGATCACGCTCGCGCTCGTCGTCGAGGCGGCCGTCGTGCTCCTGGTCGCGTGGCTGCTCGGCGTGCGCGTCGTCGAGGCCGAGCGGCTCCATGATCCCGCGTTCGTCGGCCTGCTTGCCGCTCTCGCGCTCGGTGCCGGCGCCAGTGCGGCGGCAATGACGGCGTTGTCGATCCCGGGCCGCGACGTTCCCGCATCCTCGCGCATCGGCCTGGTCGCGCTCCCGCTGGTGCTCGCGGTGGTGGTCGCGGTGTTCTCGCCGTGGGGCGGAACCTGGAAAGGGTTCTTTGCGGTGCTGATCGAAGGTTTCGGTTGCACCAGGACCACGCTCCTCGTTGCGACTCCTGCGTGGATTGCCGGACTGCTGATGATGCGACGGCTCGGACCTCTCGATGCCGCCAGTGTCGGGCTCTTCTGTGCATCGACCGCACTGCTTGCCGCGGCGCTCGTCGTGCAGATGGGCTGCGCCCAGTGCGACTCCTGGCACATCGCGCTTGCTCACTACCTGCCGGTCGCGCTTGCGGCATCGGTCGCCGCGCTTCTCTCGCCGCTTTTGTTGCGCTCGCCTCCGCGGTAG
- a CDS encoding crotonase/enoyl-CoA hydratase family protein — translation MTPEVSVSIDEGIATVAVDDGKANALSMNVLDGLEAALDRAEREQAAAIVMHGRAGRFSAGFDLTVMMGGARERRVLVEKGARLFLRMADFARPIVVACTGHALAAGAVWLTSVDWRIGADIDAKIGLNEVAIGLPLPVFALELARERLSKRHFLAATVHARIYSPRDAVDAGYLDDVVPASELLAAARSKAAALGALKEPAYSLTKRSALRATLRHIRDTLEEDMDRIG, via the coding sequence ATGACGCCAGAAGTTTCCGTTTCGATCGACGAAGGCATCGCGACCGTCGCAGTGGACGACGGCAAGGCCAATGCGCTGTCGATGAACGTGCTCGACGGGCTCGAGGCCGCGCTCGACCGCGCGGAGCGCGAACAGGCGGCGGCGATCGTGATGCACGGCCGCGCAGGCCGGTTTTCGGCGGGTTTCGACCTCACCGTGATGATGGGCGGCGCTCGCGAGCGGCGCGTGCTCGTCGAAAAAGGCGCGCGACTGTTCCTGAGAATGGCCGACTTCGCGCGACCGATCGTCGTCGCGTGCACCGGTCATGCGCTGGCGGCCGGGGCGGTGTGGCTGACGTCGGTGGACTGGCGCATCGGCGCCGATATCGACGCGAAGATCGGCCTGAACGAGGTCGCCATCGGCCTGCCGTTGCCGGTGTTCGCACTGGAGCTGGCACGCGAGCGCTTGTCGAAGCGACATTTCCTCGCTGCCACGGTTCACGCCCGCATCTATTCGCCCCGCGACGCCGTCGACGCGGGCTACCTTGACGACGTCGTCCCCGCCTCCGAGCTGCTTGCGGCTGCGCGCTCGAAGGCTGCCGCCCTTGGCGCGCTGAAGGAGCCGGCCTACTCGCTGACGAAGAGGTCGGCGCTGCGCGCGACGTTGCGCCACATCCGCGACACGCTCGAAGAAGACATGGACAGGATCGGGTAG
- a CDS encoding UvrD-helicase domain-containing protein, with protein MSTAQLEQVPDDAATRERCLDPTRSFIVQAPAGSGKTGLLVLRFLALLARVDEPEAVLAITFSRKAAAEMRHRIETALLDAQISDAPPPTSEHDRRRRELALAVLERDREKQWNLAKSPSRLQVFTIDSFCARIVASTPLVSRLGSTPAVVEDASALYREAARRALSDTGDDAATSPLRVLLERYEMGLDVLEKELVDMLARRDQWLAGAFGHRRSRDEWTTQIEQGFRDVMQAEISAVAAGLEPQLIARIHRLACRSRDVTGNDGNWPTLGSGDLLGDTVESAWAWRQAATLLTKGKPVKLRSRKTRDPEVHAGDATVKQMLVDLAEELEDSPHDWLGRLQRASRLPRSPVFSDDGREGLGALLAVLLHANAALWTIFRERKEVDFTQIALAALDALEPGETLERLDATIEHILVDEFQDTNVLQYEMLRWLVFGWQRSGRRTVFLVGDPMQSIYRFRKAEVGLFLAARSSRDFLEGCDLESESLSVNFRSTCSLISWVNDAFATLMGSEDDPQRSLVRFADAAPGPAAQQGSPVEFILWSDPAGAGGGEVEAAGLADWISRELAARPADGAAGSNGTKPAAPRTPPPVAVLVRARSHALPLLRALETRAPHLSVRATGLDQLADRQTVLDLEALTRALLHPGDRVSWLALLRSPWVGLSLGDLASLVEPDVVQKGSDRATPIALLLGDASALERISADARIRIDRLKSVMALGAIELRARRLDIVVRSAWLRLGGPASGYANASLAALDAEAFFDVLAARAQRGGIDLDELAEMLRKADAPADRDAKVDVEILTIHKAKGLEFDIVVLPGLGRVPRLSGQAGALAMETQASSGRLSLVAPRAARGREDIDEDKYSFVSDREAGRGSAETLRLLYVAATRAKKRLLLSAGHGSLKKDGSPRAHSLLAALDPACPVATATIVDAAAGPPLAVALPLRLVAAPVARAPKSVATRVVVSEIPSTLASEEPEFFAEGKLPEHIGKVYHWFVEKIATDGVAKWDAQRIRDERRQVEYALRSEGALPGEVADATARVIAALVATVDDEKGRWILAAHDDARSEWGLTRWQDGTLTSARFDRTFLADGKRWIVDYKTGPLRGGAANSEAQVEVHRARHAAQLASYRELLLALPGEEAHPVHLGLFFAEWPAGRRWQDITDLVGTIVAEKNRAAEVSA; from the coding sequence ATGAGCACGGCGCAGCTCGAGCAGGTTCCCGACGATGCGGCCACGCGCGAGCGCTGCCTCGACCCGACGCGCAGCTTCATCGTCCAGGCTCCGGCGGGATCGGGGAAGACGGGACTGCTGGTGCTGCGATTTCTCGCGCTGCTCGCGCGAGTCGATGAACCCGAAGCGGTGCTTGCGATCACGTTTTCGCGCAAGGCGGCGGCAGAGATGCGCCATCGCATCGAGACCGCGCTCCTCGACGCGCAAATCTCCGACGCGCCGCCGCCGACGAGCGAGCACGACCGCCGCCGTCGCGAGCTGGCGCTGGCGGTGCTCGAGCGCGACCGCGAGAAACAGTGGAACCTCGCAAAATCGCCGTCGCGGCTGCAGGTATTCACGATCGACAGCTTCTGCGCGCGCATCGTCGCCTCCACCCCGCTCGTCTCGCGTCTCGGGAGCACGCCGGCGGTCGTCGAGGATGCGTCCGCGCTGTACCGCGAGGCGGCGCGTCGCGCGCTCTCGGATACGGGTGACGACGCCGCGACGTCGCCGCTGCGAGTGCTTCTCGAGCGCTACGAGATGGGGCTCGACGTCCTCGAAAAAGAGCTGGTCGACATGCTGGCCCGCCGCGACCAGTGGCTCGCCGGCGCGTTCGGTCACCGCCGCAGCCGCGACGAATGGACCACGCAGATCGAGCAGGGGTTCCGCGACGTGATGCAGGCGGAAATTTCAGCGGTCGCCGCGGGGCTCGAGCCACAACTGATCGCGCGGATCCATCGGCTGGCATGCCGCAGCCGCGACGTTACCGGCAACGACGGGAATTGGCCTACGCTCGGCAGCGGCGACCTGCTCGGCGACACCGTCGAATCTGCGTGGGCGTGGCGCCAGGCCGCGACGCTGCTGACGAAGGGCAAACCTGTAAAGCTGAGATCGCGCAAGACGAGGGATCCGGAAGTCCACGCGGGCGATGCGACGGTCAAGCAGATGCTCGTGGATCTTGCCGAAGAGCTTGAAGATTCGCCGCACGACTGGCTCGGGCGCCTGCAAAGGGCCAGCCGTCTTCCGCGCAGCCCGGTCTTTTCGGACGACGGGCGAGAGGGCCTCGGCGCGCTGCTGGCCGTGCTGCTCCATGCGAATGCGGCGCTGTGGACGATCTTCCGCGAGCGAAAGGAAGTCGATTTCACGCAGATTGCGCTCGCCGCCCTCGACGCGCTGGAGCCCGGCGAAACCCTCGAGAGGCTCGACGCGACGATCGAGCACATCCTCGTCGACGAATTCCAGGACACCAACGTGCTGCAGTACGAGATGCTTCGCTGGCTCGTCTTCGGATGGCAGCGAAGCGGCCGGCGCACCGTGTTCCTCGTCGGCGACCCCATGCAGTCGATTTACCGTTTCCGCAAGGCCGAGGTCGGCCTGTTTCTCGCTGCGCGCAGCTCGCGCGATTTCCTCGAAGGTTGCGACCTCGAATCCGAATCGCTGTCGGTCAACTTTCGTTCGACGTGCTCGCTGATCTCATGGGTCAACGATGCATTCGCGACGCTGATGGGCAGCGAAGACGATCCCCAGCGCTCGCTGGTGCGTTTCGCGGATGCGGCGCCCGGGCCTGCGGCGCAGCAGGGAAGCCCCGTCGAGTTCATCCTCTGGTCGGATCCGGCCGGCGCCGGCGGCGGCGAAGTCGAAGCTGCAGGGCTCGCCGACTGGATTTCCCGCGAACTGGCAGCGCGTCCCGCCGACGGCGCGGCCGGCAGCAACGGCACGAAGCCCGCCGCCCCGCGAACGCCGCCCCCGGTTGCCGTGCTTGTCCGCGCGCGAAGCCACGCTCTTCCGCTGCTGCGCGCCCTGGAAACGCGGGCTCCGCATCTCAGCGTTCGCGCGACCGGACTCGACCAGCTCGCGGATCGCCAGACCGTCCTCGACCTGGAAGCGCTGACGCGTGCGCTCCTGCATCCGGGCGACCGCGTGAGCTGGCTCGCGCTGCTGCGATCGCCGTGGGTCGGGCTTTCGCTCGGCGATCTTGCAAGCCTGGTCGAGCCGGACGTCGTGCAGAAAGGGTCAGATCGCGCGACGCCGATCGCGCTGCTGCTGGGTGATGCGTCGGCGCTCGAACGGATCAGCGCCGACGCGCGGATTCGCATCGACAGGCTGAAATCGGTCATGGCGCTCGGCGCGATCGAGCTGCGCGCCAGGCGTCTCGACATCGTCGTGCGTTCCGCATGGCTGCGGCTCGGCGGTCCTGCGTCGGGGTACGCGAACGCCTCTCTGGCAGCGCTCGATGCAGAGGCGTTTTTCGATGTTCTCGCCGCGCGCGCGCAGCGAGGCGGCATCGACCTCGACGAGCTGGCCGAGATGCTGCGCAAGGCCGATGCTCCGGCCGACCGCGATGCGAAAGTCGACGTGGAGATCCTGACGATCCACAAGGCCAAGGGCCTCGAGTTCGACATCGTCGTGCTGCCTGGGCTGGGGCGCGTGCCGAGATTGTCCGGGCAGGCAGGCGCGCTGGCGATGGAAACACAGGCGAGCAGCGGACGGCTTTCGCTCGTCGCACCGAGGGCGGCTCGTGGACGAGAAGACATCGACGAAGACAAGTACAGTTTCGTCAGCGATCGCGAAGCAGGGCGCGGCAGTGCCGAGACGCTTCGACTTCTCTACGTCGCCGCGACGCGCGCAAAAAAACGCCTCCTGCTCTCCGCCGGCCACGGCAGCCTGAAGAAAGACGGCAGCCCGAGAGCCCACAGCCTTCTTGCGGCGCTCGACCCGGCCTGCCCGGTCGCGACCGCAACGATCGTGGACGCCGCCGCAGGACCGCCTCTCGCCGTTGCATTGCCGCTGCGCCTCGTCGCCGCGCCCGTCGCCCGTGCGCCCAAAAGCGTCGCGACTCGTGTCGTCGTCTCCGAGATTCCTTCGACGCTGGCGAGCGAAGAGCCGGAGTTTTTTGCCGAGGGAAAGCTTCCCGAGCACATCGGCAAGGTCTACCACTGGTTCGTCGAGAAAATCGCGACCGACGGCGTCGCCAAATGGGACGCGCAGCGCATCCGCGACGAGCGCCGCCAGGTCGAATACGCGCTGCGAAGCGAAGGCGCGCTCCCGGGCGAAGTCGCCGATGCGACTGCCCGGGTCATCGCCGCCCTCGTTGCCACGGTCGACGACGAGAAAGGACGCTGGATCCTCGCTGCTCACGATGACGCGCGCTCGGAATGGGGCCTGACGCGCTGGCAGGACGGCACGCTTACCTCCGCGCGTTTCGATCGTACGTTCCTTGCTGACGGGAAGCGCTGGATCGTCGACTACAAGACCGGCCCGCTGCGCGGCGGCGCCGCAAACAGCGAAGCGCAGGTCGAGGTGCATCGCGCCCGGCACGCGGCCCAGCTCGCGAGCTATCGCGAGCTGCTCCTGGCTTTGCCCGGCGAAGAGGCCCACCCGGTTCACCTCGGCCTGTTCTTTGCGGAGTGGCCGGCGGGCCGGCGCTGGCAGGACATCACCGACCTCGTGGGCACGATCGTGGCAGAAAAAAATCGGGCGGCGGAAGTTTCGGCGTAA